From the genome of Neodiprion pinetum isolate iyNeoPine1 chromosome 3, iyNeoPine1.2, whole genome shotgun sequence, one region includes:
- the LOC124215410 gene encoding clavesin-2 → MGMGGQHQVEGYECGLSPETQTAARVELREDEKTREHALSQLRHWILKHPKIKNCRTDAVFLLRFLRTKKFSVPLAQDMLERYLTIRQLYPNWFQNLDIKDPAMEAIIDSGYLVPLPQRDRLGRQVILSCAGRFDPYKFTSAQMARAHSLVVETLMDEEENQVHGYSHVNDESGLTMGHLSAWSLTDIRNMLRCIQNSTPMRHKETHFINIPSYATKIIEFAVSLLNDKLKGRVLVHKNLDELKLAVDPKILPKEYGGEIPMAEMIATFKTTLHAKRDELKALDDMYIELSSKDNCTSTTSDGLGGISGSFRKLEVD, encoded by the exons ATGGGTATGGGAGGTCAACACCAAGTAGAGGGTTATGAGTGCGGATTAAGTCCAGAAACCCAGACGGCCGCAAGGGTAGAACTCAGAGAAGATGAGAAAACCCGTGAACATGCCCTCTCCCAGCTTAGGCACTGGATACTCAAGCATCCTAAAATCAAAAACTGCCGAACAGACGCAGTCTTTCTGCTCAGATTTcttagaacaaaaaaattcagcgttCCTCTGGCCCAGGACATGCTCGAACGATACCTAACCATCAGACAACTGTACCCGAACTGGTTTCAAAATTTGGACATCAAGGACCCTGCTATGGAAGCCATCATAGACAGCGGTTATCTGGTTCCTCTTCCTCAGAGGGATCGTCTTGGTCGCCAAGTTATCTTATCTTGTGCCG GACGATTCGATCCATACAAGTTCACATCGGCTCAAATGGCTCGGGCGCACAGTTTAGTGGTCGAAACTTTGATGGATGAAGAGGAAAATCAGGTTCACGGGTATAGCCATGTGAACGACGAGTCTGGACTGACAATGGGCCATCTTAGTGCGTGGTCGTTAACGGATATAAGGAATATGCTGAGGTGCATTCAAAACAGCACACCAATGCGGCACAAGGAAACTCATTTCATTAACATTCCCAGCTATGCCACAAAGATCATTGAATTTGCAGTCTCGCTTCTCAACGACAAGCTTAAAGGACGCGTTCTG GTGCACAAAAATCTGGATGAGCTGAAACTAGCAGTCGATCCAAAGATCCTGCCAAAAGAATACGGAGGTGAAATTCCGATGGCGGAAATGATTG CAACTTTCAAAACAACGCTGCACGCAAAACGGGACGAGCTCAAAGCCCTGGATGACATGTACATTGAGCTCTCTTCGAAAGATAACTGCACGTCAACTACGAGTGATGGGTTGGGTGGTATATCTGGCTCATTCCGGAAGCTGGAAGTAGACTAA
- the LOC124215423 gene encoding transmembrane protein 14C, with protein sequence MPLDIPGFAYAATVAAGGILGYVKSNSIPSLGAGLLFGSLLGFGAYQTTQDPNNYGMLLGTSAALGGIMGYRFYNSGKVMPAGVITVISTAMVVRLLVRHFSPSLTGTKHQ encoded by the exons atgcCTTTGGATATTCCCGGGTTTGCGTATGCCGCTACTGTTGCTGCGGGTGGCATACTGGGTTATGTTAAATCTA ATTCAATACCGTCATTGGGTGCTGGACTTTTGTTTGGTTCACTGTTGGGTTTCGGAGCATACCAAACTACACAGGATCCAAACAATTATGGGATGTTGTTGGGTACAAGCGCAGCTCTCGGCGGCATAATGGGCTACCGATTCTATAATTCTGGAAAAGTTATGCCTGCTGGTGTGATTACCGTCATAAG CACTGCAATGGTGGTCAGGCTTTTGGTACGGCATTTTTCACCGTCATTAACAGGAACAAAGCACCAATGA
- the CBP gene encoding sarcoplasmic calcium-binding protein isoform X1 yields the protein MATAVFLRASLRLAMARGVLENTVTSAMSTAFIGARKPSINLIEQPQMPQLTRRFYSKKIHTRPSTSIDYESDSDSDNDSDSERDRSQKLQGESAFWRRKMRTLHSHLDVNKDGVISYDDFMLLGERFADLGHLGPDAKKEFQKVLGEMWEEQWGEISPYNLVGVEKYLDEMHHVLNDKSLKRKCHNFLPYLFKAVDKDKSGEISVEEFKLFFQCLGLTSENAAVSFSYIDTNDDGKLSRKEFVRLGRDFFLTEDHTKPSKHFWGPLVA from the exons ATGGCAACTGCCGTATTCTTGAGGGCAAGTCTGCGACTTGCAATGGCACGGGGTGTTTTGGAAAATACAGTGACATCTGCAATGTCTACAGCATTCATAGGAGCTCGAAAGCCATCCATTAATTTAATCGAACAGCCACAG ATGCCTCAGTTGACGAGGAGGTTCTATAGTAAGAAGATTCACACGCGACCTTCAACATCTATCGATTATGAAAGTGATAGCGACTCCGATAACGATTCAGACTCGGAACGCGATCgg AGTCAGAAGTTACAG GGTGAATCTGCTTTCTGGAGACGAAAAATGCGCACACTTCACAGTCACCTTGATGTTAACAAGGACGGAGTGATTAGCTACGATGATTTCATGCTTCTAGGCGAAAGATTTGCTGACCTGGGACATCTCGGACCGGACGCCAAAAAAGAATTCCAGAAAGTCCTCGGT GAAATGTGGGAGGAACAGTGGGGTGAAATAAGCCCTTACAATCTTGTTGGCGTTGAAAAGTATCTGGACGAAATGCACCATGTGCTCAATGATAAGTCCCTCAAACGCAAGTGTCACAATTTCCTGCCTTATTTATTTAAG GCTGTGGACAAGGACAAAAGTGGCGAAATCTCGGTTGAAGAGTTCAAACTCTTTTTCCAGTGCTTGGGTCTCACCAGTGAA AACGCCGCGGTAAGTTTCAGCTACATTGACACCAATGATGACGGAAAGCTTAGTCGCAAAGAGTTTGTGAGACTAGGAAGAGACTTCTTTCTCACGGAAGACCATACGAAACCAAGCAAGCATTTCTGGGGCCCATTGGTCGCCTAA
- the CBP gene encoding sarcoplasmic calcium-binding protein isoform X2 encodes MATAVFLRASLRLAMARGVLENTVTSAMSTAFIGARKPSINLIEQPQMPQLTRRFYSKKIHTRPSTSIDYESDSDSDNDSDSERDRGESAFWRRKMRTLHSHLDVNKDGVISYDDFMLLGERFADLGHLGPDAKKEFQKVLGEMWEEQWGEISPYNLVGVEKYLDEMHHVLNDKSLKRKCHNFLPYLFKAVDKDKSGEISVEEFKLFFQCLGLTSENAAVSFSYIDTNDDGKLSRKEFVRLGRDFFLTEDHTKPSKHFWGPLVA; translated from the exons ATGGCAACTGCCGTATTCTTGAGGGCAAGTCTGCGACTTGCAATGGCACGGGGTGTTTTGGAAAATACAGTGACATCTGCAATGTCTACAGCATTCATAGGAGCTCGAAAGCCATCCATTAATTTAATCGAACAGCCACAG ATGCCTCAGTTGACGAGGAGGTTCTATAGTAAGAAGATTCACACGCGACCTTCAACATCTATCGATTATGAAAGTGATAGCGACTCCGATAACGATTCAGACTCGGAACGCGATCgg GGTGAATCTGCTTTCTGGAGACGAAAAATGCGCACACTTCACAGTCACCTTGATGTTAACAAGGACGGAGTGATTAGCTACGATGATTTCATGCTTCTAGGCGAAAGATTTGCTGACCTGGGACATCTCGGACCGGACGCCAAAAAAGAATTCCAGAAAGTCCTCGGT GAAATGTGGGAGGAACAGTGGGGTGAAATAAGCCCTTACAATCTTGTTGGCGTTGAAAAGTATCTGGACGAAATGCACCATGTGCTCAATGATAAGTCCCTCAAACGCAAGTGTCACAATTTCCTGCCTTATTTATTTAAG GCTGTGGACAAGGACAAAAGTGGCGAAATCTCGGTTGAAGAGTTCAAACTCTTTTTCCAGTGCTTGGGTCTCACCAGTGAA AACGCCGCGGTAAGTTTCAGCTACATTGACACCAATGATGACGGAAAGCTTAGTCGCAAAGAGTTTGTGAGACTAGGAAGAGACTTCTTTCTCACGGAAGACCATACGAAACCAAGCAAGCATTTCTGGGGCCCATTGGTCGCCTAA
- the Vps29 gene encoding vacuolar protein sorting-associated protein 29 → MLVLVLGDLHIPHRCSSLPSKFKKLLVPGRIQHILCTGNLCTKESYDYLKTLASDVHVVRGDFDENLNYPEQKVVTVGQFRIGLSHGHQVVPWGDPESLALIQRQLDVDILISGHTHKFEAYEHENKFYINPGSATGAYNPLDTSVIPSFVLMDIQSSTVVTYVYQLVGDEVKVERIEYKKS, encoded by the exons ATG CTTGTACTAGTTTTGGGAGATTTACACATTCCGCACAGATGCAGCAGCCTGCCTAGtaagtttaaaaaacttttagtACCAGGCAGAATACAACACATATTGTGTACCGGAAATCTTTGTACCAAGGAATCCTACGATTATCTTAAAACTTTGGCGAGTGATGTTCACGTGGTCAGAGGAGATTTTGATGAG AACCTTAATTACCCAGAACAAAAAGTTGTTACTGTTGGGCAATTTAGAATCGGCCTCTCACATGGGCATCAAGTTGTGCCATGGGGAGATCCGGAATCGTTGGCTCTTATTCAGAGGCAATTAGATGTTGATATATTGATATCTGGCCACACACATAAATTTGAAGCTTATGAgcatgaaaataagttttacaTCAATCCTGGATCTGCAACTGGGGCGTACAATCCTTTGGACAC GTCAGTTATCCCATCATTTGTGCTCATGGATATTCAAAGCTCAACTGTGGTAACGTACGTTTATCAGCTTGTTGGAGACGAGGTCAAAGTGGAGAGGATTGAATATAAGAAAAGTTAG